A single genomic interval of Streptomyces sp. 1222.5 harbors:
- a CDS encoding ATP-binding protein codes for MATDDRHRFVCRCEWTGGVWRRVHGEFPALLMLDSDGSSIGEARRAAARYTAACCSPVDAEDVELIVSELCTNAYRHATGWWRLCVHAHRGRLVLDVDDASTTPPRPREPDNVHGTGGLGLLLVARLADEQRLLRYPAGKTVRVVLRF; via the coding sequence GTGGCAACGGACGACAGACACCGCTTCGTCTGCCGCTGCGAGTGGACGGGCGGCGTGTGGCGCCGCGTCCACGGCGAGTTCCCCGCCCTGCTGATGCTGGACAGCGACGGCTCGTCCATCGGCGAGGCCCGTCGTGCCGCGGCGCGGTACACCGCGGCCTGCTGCTCGCCGGTCGACGCGGAGGACGTCGAACTCATCGTCTCGGAGCTGTGCACCAACGCCTACCGGCACGCCACGGGCTGGTGGAGGCTGTGCGTGCACGCCCATCGGGGCCGTCTCGTGCTGGACGTCGACGACGCGTCGACCACGCCGCCGCGCCCCAGGGAGCCGGACAATGTGCACGGCACCGGTGGCCTCGGGCTCCTGCTCGTCGCCCGACTCGCCGACGAGCAGCGGCTCTTACGGTATCCCGCGGGCAAGACGGTGCGCGTTGTCCTACGGTTCTGA
- a CDS encoding CsbD family protein: MSLAKKITHKAEAMKGGAKKTTGRATGSRRLQAEGRGDQVKGNIKQAGAKIRDAFKH; encoded by the coding sequence ATGAGTCTCGCAAAGAAGATCACGCACAAGGCCGAAGCGATGAAGGGCGGCGCCAAGAAGACGACCGGCCGCGCCACCGGCAGTCGGCGCCTGCAGGCCGAAGGCCGCGGAGACCAAGTCAAGGGCAACATCAAGCAGGCCGGAGCGAAGATCAGGGACGCCTTCAAGCACTGA
- a CDS encoding alpha/beta hydrolase translates to MRIGRMAPLLTGGVAAALVATLAPTQASAAEPRQRAEQQKPAWHRCDRSLPAAFQCATIKVPLDYSRPDGKTIKLAVSRMKTGVPGKKRGVLLFNPGGPGGEGLDMPVMMKEMLPKNVREQYDLVGFDPRGVGRSSPVTCGLTAKEQNSERPYKAATFAQDVKWARTVADKCRAKNGDTLPYITTRNTARDMDVIRAVLGEKKISYLGYSYGTYLGAVYAQMFPGRTDRFVLDSSVDPARVWRGMIQIWAEGTEPAFTRWTKWAAQRHRTYKLGDTPAKVKKTFWDLVARADRTPIDDGGQKLDGDDIRAALRAQFFSPEYATESVVQLKKAAAGHRVSHLIATPDDREPSRFAAAAQPPADNGSAVFWTVVCGDTAAWSRDPEQYQRDAVRDKANYPLYGDFASNITPCAFWNEPSEPVTAVDNKVGLLTVQNQWDSQTPLASGLGMHRALKGSRMVYVKGGEGHGVYAGDPRACADRAVNAYLNNGKLPARDVTCKPSGRQGAGVKQRILPAPRNTPAPPRF, encoded by the coding sequence GTGCGGATCGGACGCATGGCGCCCCTGCTCACCGGGGGAGTCGCGGCAGCGCTCGTCGCCACCCTGGCTCCCACGCAGGCATCCGCCGCGGAACCGCGGCAAAGAGCGGAGCAACAGAAGCCGGCATGGCACCGGTGCGACCGGTCGCTGCCCGCCGCCTTCCAGTGCGCGACCATCAAGGTTCCGCTCGACTACAGCCGCCCCGACGGCAAGACGATCAAGCTGGCCGTCTCCCGCATGAAGACCGGCGTCCCCGGCAAGAAGCGCGGCGTGCTCCTCTTCAACCCCGGCGGTCCGGGCGGCGAAGGGCTGGACATGCCGGTCATGATGAAGGAGATGCTGCCCAAGAACGTACGCGAGCAGTACGACCTCGTCGGGTTCGATCCGCGCGGCGTGGGCCGCAGCAGCCCGGTCACCTGCGGCCTGACGGCCAAGGAACAGAACTCCGAACGGCCGTACAAGGCCGCGACGTTCGCCCAGGACGTCAAGTGGGCCCGCACCGTGGCCGACAAGTGCCGTGCCAAGAACGGTGACACGCTTCCCTACATCACCACCCGCAACACCGCCCGCGACATGGACGTCATACGCGCCGTCCTGGGGGAGAAGAAGATCTCCTACCTGGGCTACTCCTACGGCACCTACCTCGGCGCCGTCTACGCCCAGATGTTCCCCGGGCGGACCGACCGCTTCGTGCTGGACAGCTCGGTCGACCCCGCACGCGTGTGGCGCGGCATGATCCAGATCTGGGCGGAGGGCACGGAACCGGCCTTCACCCGCTGGACCAAGTGGGCCGCACAGCGTCACCGCACCTACAAGCTCGGCGACACCCCGGCCAAGGTGAAGAAGACGTTCTGGGACCTGGTCGCCCGGGCCGACCGCACCCCGATCGACGACGGCGGCCAGAAGCTCGACGGCGACGACATCCGCGCCGCCCTGCGCGCGCAGTTCTTCAGCCCCGAGTACGCCACCGAGTCCGTCGTCCAGCTCAAGAAGGCCGCCGCCGGCCACCGGGTGTCCCACCTCATCGCCACCCCGGACGACCGGGAACCGAGCCGCTTCGCGGCCGCCGCGCAGCCGCCGGCCGACAACGGCTCCGCCGTGTTCTGGACCGTGGTCTGCGGCGACACCGCCGCCTGGTCGCGCGACCCCGAGCAGTACCAACGTGACGCCGTCCGGGACAAGGCCAACTACCCGCTCTACGGCGACTTCGCCTCCAACATCACGCCCTGCGCGTTCTGGAACGAACCCTCGGAGCCCGTCACAGCGGTCGACAACAAGGTCGGTCTGCTCACCGTCCAGAACCAGTGGGACTCCCAGACCCCGCTGGCCAGCGGCCTCGGCATGCACCGCGCCCTCAAGGGCTCGCGCATGGTGTACGTCAAGGGCGGCGAGGGCCACGGCGTCTACGCCGGAGACCCCCGTGCCTGCGCCGACCGCGCTGTGAACGCCTACCTGAACAACGGCAAGCTGCCCGCCCGGGACGTCACCTGCAAGCCGTCGGGCCGTCAGGGCGCCGGCGTCAAGCAGCGCATCCTCCCCGCCCCACGGAACACCCCGGCACCGCCACGCTTCTGA
- a CDS encoding DUF6131 family protein: MIALGVILLVIGFLAKVAILWTIGIILLVIGLILLLLGALGHGVRGRRHYW, encoded by the coding sequence GTGATCGCCTTGGGAGTCATTCTGCTCGTCATCGGGTTCCTGGCCAAGGTCGCCATATTGTGGACGATCGGGATCATTCTGCTCGTCATCGGACTGATCTTGTTGCTCCTGGGCGCCCTCGGGCATGGAGTCCGCGGGAGGCGGCACTACTGGTAG
- the proP gene encoding glycine betaine/L-proline transporter ProP, whose amino-acid sequence MAAPDESMNSAAVKRHPVLFRAIERRRHPKLRRGDITVTDEAAVKRATKAAALGNAMEWYDFGIYSYLAATLGKVFFPSGSGTVQLLSSFATFAVAFLVRPVGGMVLGPLGDKVGRKRILSFTMILMAVGTFAIGLIPSHAVIGLWAPVLLIFFRLVQGFSTGGEYGGASTFIAEYAPDKRRGYFGSFLELGTLAGYVAASGLVVVLSSLLSDDQMLMWGWRIPFLVAAPLGFIGLYLRLKLDETPAFQKLEGGRDRASEAADAVETSATGDLAEICTRYWRPLLLCIALVAAYNITDYMLLSYMPTYLSDELGYGTDHGLLILLVVMVVQMCVINQVGRLSDRFGRKPLLMTGMLGFLFLSVPSFLLIRQGSVVLIALGLLLMGLSLVAMLGTMSAALPAIFPTKVRYGSLSVAYNLSTSLFGGTTPLVITALISAFGTNLMPAYYATAAAVVGVVAVLLMRETANKPLAGSPPSVETEAEAAGLVQAQSPAPRF is encoded by the coding sequence ATGGCGGCGCCCGACGAGTCGATGAACAGCGCAGCGGTCAAACGCCACCCCGTGCTGTTCCGTGCGATCGAGAGGCGACGTCATCCGAAACTGCGCCGCGGCGACATCACCGTCACCGACGAGGCCGCGGTCAAACGCGCCACCAAGGCCGCCGCCCTCGGCAACGCCATGGAGTGGTACGACTTCGGGATCTACAGCTATCTCGCGGCGACGCTCGGAAAGGTCTTCTTCCCGTCGGGAAGCGGCACCGTCCAGTTGCTGAGCTCCTTCGCGACCTTCGCGGTCGCCTTCCTGGTGCGTCCCGTCGGCGGGATGGTCCTCGGGCCGCTCGGCGACAAGGTCGGCCGCAAGCGCATCCTCTCCTTCACCATGATCTTGATGGCGGTCGGGACCTTCGCCATCGGCCTCATCCCCTCGCACGCGGTGATCGGCCTCTGGGCGCCGGTCCTGCTGATCTTCTTCCGGTTGGTGCAGGGCTTCTCGACCGGCGGGGAGTACGGCGGCGCGTCGACGTTCATCGCGGAGTACGCGCCCGACAAGAGGCGCGGATACTTCGGCAGTTTCCTGGAGCTCGGCACGCTCGCCGGTTACGTCGCCGCCTCCGGGCTCGTCGTCGTCCTCAGCAGTCTCCTCAGCGACGACCAGATGCTGATGTGGGGCTGGCGCATCCCCTTCCTGGTCGCCGCCCCGCTGGGCTTCATCGGCCTGTACCTGCGGCTCAAGCTGGACGAGACGCCCGCCTTCCAGAAGCTGGAGGGCGGCCGGGACAGGGCGAGCGAGGCCGCCGACGCGGTGGAGACCTCCGCCACCGGTGACCTCGCCGAGATCTGCACCCGCTACTGGCGGCCGCTGCTGCTGTGCATCGCGCTCGTCGCGGCGTACAACATCACCGACTACATGCTGCTCTCGTACATGCCCACCTACCTGTCCGACGAGCTCGGCTACGGCACCGACCACGGACTGCTGATCCTGCTCGTCGTGATGGTCGTCCAGATGTGCGTCATCAACCAGGTGGGACGGCTCTCCGACCGCTTCGGCCGTAAGCCGCTGCTGATGACGGGCATGCTCGGCTTCCTCTTCCTGTCCGTGCCGTCCTTCCTGCTCATCCGGCAGGGCAGCGTCGTCCTCATCGCCCTCGGCCTGCTCCTGATGGGGCTCTCCCTGGTGGCGATGCTCGGCACGATGTCGGCGGCGCTCCCGGCGATCTTCCCCACCAAGGTCCGCTACGGCTCCCTGTCGGTGGCGTACAACCTCTCCACCTCGCTCTTCGGCGGTACGACCCCGCTGGTGATCACCGCCCTGATCAGTGCGTTCGGCACCAACCTCATGCCGGCCTACTACGCCACCGCCGCCGCGGTCGTGGGCGTCGTCGCCGTCCTGCTCATGAGGGAGACGGCCAACAAGCCGCTGGCCGGCTCCCCGCCCTCGGTCGAAACGGAGGCGGAGGCCGCCGGGCTCGTCCAGGCGCAGTCGCCGGCTCCGAGGTTCTGA
- a CDS encoding YihY/virulence factor BrkB family protein produces MDWLTRLPGIARLMRTHVWRAYERLAKTHWARLAAAVTYISFVALFPLITAGAAIGAKLLSEDQLSKLENKIAGQAPGLSSLLNLKGLVAHAGTVGLIAGALLLVIGVNWVGALRGCLRAVWEKEQDPGNPILLRIKDTGVLVGLGVVGLVAMGSSVFANSAVGWAADKVGIEGGAGRVLLFFAGLAIALLVDFLLLVYLLTRLPRVHPGRRAVVVAGLIGAVGFELLKLLLTGYFQGVARKSMYGAFAVPVAVVLWINLMARLLLYCAAWTATDTAAQPSEADAGEVPVPGTGPAVTDEPQRAAEDGGPPTTPRRP; encoded by the coding sequence ATGGACTGGCTGACAAGGCTTCCTGGTATCGCACGGCTGATGCGTACGCACGTGTGGCGGGCGTACGAGCGGCTGGCCAAGACCCACTGGGCCCGGCTCGCCGCCGCCGTCACCTACATCAGTTTCGTCGCGCTCTTTCCGCTGATCACTGCGGGCGCGGCGATCGGCGCCAAGCTGCTGAGCGAGGACCAGCTCAGCAAGCTTGAGAACAAGATTGCCGGCCAGGCGCCGGGTCTTTCCAGCCTGCTGAACCTGAAGGGCCTCGTCGCGCACGCAGGAACCGTCGGGCTCATTGCGGGCGCGCTGCTGCTCGTGATCGGCGTCAACTGGGTCGGCGCCCTTCGCGGGTGTCTGCGTGCGGTCTGGGAGAAGGAGCAGGACCCGGGAAATCCGATCCTGCTCAGGATCAAGGACACCGGGGTGCTGGTCGGTCTCGGAGTGGTCGGGCTGGTCGCGATGGGCAGTTCGGTGTTCGCGAACAGCGCGGTCGGCTGGGCAGCCGACAAGGTCGGGATCGAGGGCGGGGCGGGACGGGTGCTGCTGTTCTTCGCGGGCTTGGCCATCGCCCTGCTCGTCGACTTCCTGCTCCTGGTCTACCTGCTCACCCGGCTGCCGCGGGTGCATCCCGGCCGACGTGCGGTCGTGGTCGCCGGTCTGATCGGTGCGGTCGGCTTCGAACTGCTCAAGCTGCTGCTGACCGGCTATTTCCAGGGCGTCGCGCGAAAGAGCATGTACGGCGCCTTCGCCGTCCCGGTCGCCGTCGTGCTGTGGATCAACCTCATGGCCAGGCTGCTGCTGTACTGCGCCGCCTGGACGGCGACGGACACAGCAGCGCAGCCCAGCGAAGCAGACGCAGGTGAGGTCCCGGTTCCCGGGACCGGACCCGCAGTGACCGACGAACCCCAGCGGGCAGCGGAAGACGGCGGTCCACCAACAACACCGCGCAGGCCCTGA
- a CDS encoding RNA polymerase sigma factor SigF has translation MTLMSLTTDTHTAELPEVADPSQVAPQDARELSRLFFGRLAVLEEGTPEFQYARNTLIEMNMSLVRYAAGRFRSRGAEEMEDIVQVGMIGLIKAIDRFELSREVEFTSFAIPYIVGEIKRFFRDTSWAVHVPRRLQEARVQLARATEELRGRLGRIPTDGELSELMSLPEEEVREARLAANGYTSTSLDATISGSEDGEAALADFIGAEDRAMGLVEDFHTLAPLIAGLGERDRRILHLRFVDELTQAQIGEHLGVSQMHVSRLLTRTLARLREGMLADS, from the coding sequence ATGACGCTCATGAGCCTGACGACGGACACACATACGGCCGAGTTGCCCGAGGTTGCCGACCCTTCGCAGGTGGCGCCGCAGGATGCCCGTGAATTGTCCCGGTTGTTCTTCGGCCGGCTGGCGGTGCTGGAGGAGGGCACGCCGGAGTTCCAGTACGCGCGCAACACGCTGATCGAGATGAACATGTCCTTGGTCCGGTATGCCGCGGGCCGGTTCCGCAGCCGGGGTGCGGAGGAGATGGAGGACATCGTCCAGGTCGGCATGATCGGTCTGATCAAGGCGATCGACCGGTTCGAGCTGTCCCGGGAAGTCGAGTTCACGTCGTTCGCCATTCCGTACATCGTGGGTGAGATCAAGCGGTTCTTCCGGGACACCAGCTGGGCGGTGCACGTGCCGCGCCGGCTGCAGGAGGCCCGGGTCCAGCTGGCGCGGGCGACCGAGGAGCTGCGTGGGCGTCTGGGCCGGATCCCGACGGACGGGGAACTGTCGGAGCTGATGAGTCTGCCGGAGGAGGAGGTGCGTGAGGCCCGTCTGGCCGCCAACGGCTACACCTCGACCTCGCTGGACGCCACCATCAGCGGCAGCGAGGACGGCGAGGCCGCGCTGGCCGACTTCATCGGTGCCGAGGACCGGGCCATGGGTCTGGTGGAGGACTTCCACACCCTGGCCCCGTTGATCGCCGGACTCGGCGAGCGTGACCGGCGGATCCTGCACCTGCGGTTCGTGGACGAACTCACCCAGGCGCAGATCGGCGAACACCTGGGCGTCTCCCAGATGCACGTCTCCCGGCTGCTGACCCGCACCCTCGCCCGCCTGCGCGAAGGCATGCTCGCCGACAGCTGA
- a CDS encoding MFS transporter, with product MTRSGSAADGRGPASAEAGYEPDPRRWRALWVTLVAGFMSLLDVTIVAVALPTIQRELHATSAQVQWVVSGYALTFGLALVTAGRLGDALGRRRIFLLALCGFVLFSAAGGAAPNITLLVVARLAQGLAAGFMAPQNSALIQQMFRGAERGRAFGFFGATVGVSSAAGPLTGGLILALASGAQGWRWIFYVNVPIGVLAVLLGRHLLPHLRRSGRGHVDLPGVLLLGLGVLALMFPLVQADSRGIGRRWWLFPVGAAILAVFVRWQYRLVARGRQPLLDPRLFTTVRGYAVGAGVGTLYFIGFSGIWLVFALFYQQGPLHFSPLRSGLAVTPFALGSASAAVVAGRLVDRFGRLLTVCGLSGVIAGLGGAALLLRFAPLDSAPWLAAPALFLGGIGSGFVVSPNITMTLRDVPVRMAGAAGGALQTGQRLGAAVGTAALPGLFHLVLGRSHDYRGALVTAMVTALVGMAASLALAAYDWRGDRRKRAPHRKCPDEVANDPVHSRQT from the coding sequence GTGACAAGGTCGGGATCAGCGGCGGACGGCCGGGGCCCGGCATCCGCTGAGGCCGGTTACGAGCCGGACCCGCGCCGGTGGCGTGCCCTGTGGGTCACCCTCGTGGCCGGCTTCATGAGCCTGCTGGACGTGACGATCGTCGCGGTCGCCCTGCCCACCATCCAGCGCGAGCTGCACGCCACGTCCGCGCAGGTGCAGTGGGTGGTGTCCGGGTACGCCCTCACCTTCGGCCTCGCCCTGGTCACCGCGGGGCGCCTCGGCGACGCGCTGGGCCGGCGCCGTATCTTCCTGCTGGCTCTCTGCGGTTTCGTGTTGTTCAGCGCCGCCGGTGGAGCGGCCCCGAACATCACCCTGCTCGTCGTGGCCCGCCTCGCACAGGGTCTGGCGGCCGGATTCATGGCGCCGCAGAACTCCGCGCTCATCCAGCAGATGTTCCGCGGTGCCGAACGCGGTCGTGCCTTCGGGTTCTTCGGAGCCACCGTGGGCGTCTCCTCCGCTGCCGGGCCCCTCACCGGCGGCCTCATCCTGGCCCTCGCCTCAGGGGCGCAGGGCTGGCGGTGGATCTTCTACGTCAACGTCCCCATCGGCGTTCTCGCCGTCCTCCTCGGCCGCCACCTGCTGCCCCACCTGCGCCGGTCCGGCCGGGGGCACGTGGACCTGCCGGGCGTGCTGCTGCTCGGCCTCGGGGTCCTCGCGCTGATGTTCCCGCTGGTCCAGGCGGACTCCCGAGGCATCGGCCGACGGTGGTGGCTGTTCCCCGTCGGTGCCGCGATCCTCGCCGTCTTCGTGCGCTGGCAGTACCGCCTCGTCGCCCGCGGCAGGCAGCCGCTGCTCGACCCCCGCCTGTTCACCACCGTGCGCGGCTACGCCGTCGGCGCGGGTGTCGGCACCCTGTACTTCATCGGCTTCAGCGGTATCTGGCTGGTCTTCGCCCTCTTCTACCAGCAGGGCCCCCTGCACTTCTCGCCGCTCCGGTCCGGTCTCGCCGTGACCCCCTTCGCCCTGGGTTCGGCGAGTGCGGCCGTGGTGGCCGGACGGCTGGTGGACCGGTTCGGCCGGCTGCTCACCGTCTGCGGCCTCTCGGGGGTGATCGCCGGGCTGGGCGGTGCCGCGCTGCTGCTCCGCTTCGCCCCCCTCGATTCCGCCCCCTGGCTCGCCGCGCCGGCCCTGTTCCTCGGCGGTATCGGCAGCGGTTTCGTGGTCTCCCCCAACATCACCATGACCTTGCGGGACGTGCCCGTGCGCATGGCGGGCGCGGCGGGCGGTGCCCTGCAGACCGGGCAGCGGCTCGGCGCCGCGGTGGGCACCGCGGCGCTGCCCGGCCTGTTCCACCTGGTGCTCGGCAGGAGCCACGACTACCGCGGTGCGTTGGTCACCGCGATGGTCACCGCCCTGGTCGGCATGGCGGCGTCCCTGGCTCTCGCGGCGTACGACTGGCGGGGTGACCGGCGAAAGCGCGCACCGCACCGAAAGTGCCCGGACGAGGTCGCCAACGATCCGGTGCACTCCCGCCAGACGTGA
- a CDS encoding ADP-ribosyltransferase domain-containing protein: MSDDRTPALPDPNDPLALAELFQGGGEPWLPLLKPVIEAQPDAAEFIGPGRGPEVVPVRELTFQALKPNAPDKWKVVVFGQNPYPRPESATGIAMFDNTFHDWRDSQFGRVVSIRCIIKAAAMWKYGIPKKTPIADVRALLKKQDTVQPPEWFQAMLTQGVLLLNAALTAGSDVASGTDRHTRFWRPVVERIVEEILKAKQSADGEDRGVVFAWWGAHARSLKKVVLKLEEKYPDVEVRHIDHANPAAQGDVFCDGDHFRMVNEALASVGADEIDWLPSTGWNALAGEVDGPDGGVAGRMGAFIASTMELHQLYLDRLAGVKDEGLVLPAITGVYDTPLMDFGAAVAPVAAMLSGLGGHVDRSREFGKRRADQVGGGLSADVIAALYLYTCESTFYREINAILRSPDRARLVPYLPYLRLLFSAVSQLPVRTSPLWRGVSLDLRTQYPLGRTVTWWGVSSCTSEPGVARSFLGSRGKRTLFEVSPARAVGIRDFSAFTGEEEFLLLPGTQLKVTDVRTERGGLCTVRLTELEEQSQVS; encoded by the coding sequence ATGAGCGATGACCGCACCCCTGCCCTGCCCGATCCCAACGATCCGCTGGCCCTCGCGGAACTGTTCCAGGGCGGTGGTGAACCGTGGCTGCCGCTGCTGAAGCCGGTCATCGAGGCCCAGCCCGACGCAGCCGAGTTCATCGGCCCCGGCCGCGGTCCGGAGGTGGTGCCGGTGCGCGAGCTGACGTTCCAGGCGCTCAAGCCGAACGCGCCGGACAAGTGGAAGGTCGTGGTCTTCGGTCAGAACCCGTACCCGCGGCCGGAGAGCGCGACCGGCATCGCGATGTTCGACAACACCTTCCACGACTGGCGGGACAGCCAGTTCGGCAGGGTCGTGAGCATCCGCTGCATCATCAAGGCGGCGGCCATGTGGAAGTACGGCATCCCCAAGAAGACCCCGATCGCCGACGTCCGGGCGCTGCTGAAGAAGCAGGACACCGTGCAGCCTCCGGAGTGGTTCCAGGCGATGCTCACCCAGGGCGTGCTCCTGCTGAACGCCGCTCTGACGGCCGGCAGCGACGTGGCGAGCGGCACCGACCGGCACACCCGGTTCTGGCGGCCGGTCGTCGAGCGGATCGTCGAGGAGATCCTCAAGGCGAAGCAGAGCGCCGACGGCGAGGACCGTGGCGTCGTCTTCGCCTGGTGGGGCGCGCACGCGCGCAGTCTGAAGAAGGTCGTCCTCAAGCTGGAGGAGAAGTACCCCGACGTCGAGGTCCGGCACATCGACCACGCCAACCCCGCCGCTCAGGGTGACGTCTTCTGCGACGGCGACCACTTCCGGATGGTCAACGAGGCCCTGGCGTCGGTGGGTGCCGACGAGATCGACTGGCTGCCGAGCACCGGTTGGAACGCGCTCGCCGGGGAGGTCGACGGGCCGGACGGCGGCGTCGCCGGCCGCATGGGCGCCTTCATCGCGTCCACCATGGAGCTGCATCAGCTCTACCTGGACCGGCTCGCCGGCGTCAAGGACGAGGGCCTGGTCCTTCCCGCGATCACGGGCGTGTACGACACCCCGCTCATGGACTTCGGTGCGGCCGTCGCCCCGGTCGCCGCCATGCTGTCCGGGCTGGGCGGCCATGTCGACCGCTCCCGCGAGTTCGGCAAGCGGCGGGCCGACCAAGTGGGCGGCGGACTGTCCGCCGACGTGATCGCCGCCCTGTATCTGTACACCTGCGAGTCCACCTTCTACCGGGAGATCAACGCCATACTGCGCTCCCCGGACCGCGCCCGGCTCGTGCCCTATCTGCCGTACCTGCGGCTGCTGTTCTCTGCGGTGTCTCAGCTGCCCGTTCGCACGTCCCCGCTGTGGCGCGGAGTGTCGCTGGACCTGCGGACCCAGTACCCGCTCGGGCGGACCGTCACCTGGTGGGGTGTGTCCTCGTGCACGTCCGAGCCGGGGGTGGCCAGGTCCTTCCTCGGCAGCCGCGGCAAGCGGACGCTGTTCGAGGTGTCCCCGGCCCGGGCCGTCGGCATCCGGGACTTCTCCGCCTTCACCGGTGAGGAGGAGTTCCTCCTGCTGCCGGGGACGCAGCTGAAGGTGACCGACGTCAGGACCGAGCGCGGCGGCCTGTGCACCGTCAGACTGACCGAGCTGGAGGAGCAGTCGCAGGTCTCGTGA
- a CDS encoding acyl-CoA desaturase → MTTHTPRRLPPPPAGGSDFARLSKKIAEAGLMDRRPGYYTVRSIAVAVAYAGGWCAFVLIGAGWWTLAVAAFLALMFGQVALLAHDVAHRQVFRRRRPSETSGRIAGAAIGMGYGWWQDKHTRHHANPNHEGLDPDIAPDLLVWSQGQARVATGLPRFLGRWQAFLFFPLLALEGVNLHVSSARALGNRALKNRALDGTLLYGHIAAYLTAVFLVLPPGMAIAFLAVHQGLFGLYLGCLFAPNHKGMPILTGDDRPDFLRRQVLTARNVRGSWFTDLALGGLNHQIEHHLFPSMPSPHLRKARSIVRHYCQDLGVDYLETGLIASYRQALASLHRAGAPLRRARIDTAHV, encoded by the coding sequence ATGACCACGCATACCCCGCGCCGTCTCCCGCCTCCCCCCGCAGGTGGCAGTGATTTCGCCCGCCTGTCCAAGAAGATCGCCGAGGCCGGCCTGATGGACAGGCGCCCCGGCTACTACACCGTCCGCTCCATCGCCGTGGCCGTCGCCTATGCCGGTGGCTGGTGCGCGTTCGTCCTCATCGGCGCCGGCTGGTGGACTCTGGCGGTCGCCGCGTTCCTCGCCCTGATGTTCGGGCAGGTCGCTCTGCTCGCCCACGATGTCGCCCACCGTCAGGTCTTCCGCCGACGCCGGCCCAGCGAGACGTCCGGCCGCATCGCCGGGGCCGCGATCGGCATGGGCTATGGATGGTGGCAGGACAAACACACCCGCCACCACGCCAACCCCAACCACGAGGGCCTCGATCCCGACATTGCCCCCGACCTGCTGGTGTGGTCCCAGGGCCAGGCCCGCGTCGCGACCGGGCTGCCGAGGTTCCTCGGCCGCTGGCAGGCGTTCCTCTTCTTCCCCCTGCTCGCTCTGGAAGGGGTCAACCTGCACGTCTCGAGCGCGCGGGCACTGGGCAACCGCGCCCTGAAGAACCGCGCCCTGGACGGCACGCTGCTCTACGGGCACATCGCCGCCTACCTGACCGCGGTGTTCCTCGTCCTCCCGCCAGGCATGGCGATCGCGTTCCTGGCCGTCCACCAGGGCCTGTTCGGTCTCTACCTCGGCTGCCTCTTCGCCCCCAACCACAAAGGCATGCCCATCCTGACCGGCGACGACCGCCCCGACTTCCTGCGCCGCCAGGTCCTCACCGCACGCAACGTACGCGGCAGCTGGTTCACCGACCTCGCCCTGGGCGGACTGAACCACCAGATCGAACACCACCTGTTCCCCAGCATGCCCAGCCCCCACCTGCGCAAGGCCCGGTCCATCGTCCGCCACTACTGCCAGGACCTGGGCGTGGACTACCTGGAAACCGGACTGATCGCCTCCTACCGGCAAGCACTCGCCAGCCTCCACCGAGCAGGAGCGCCACTACGGCGAGCCCGTATCGACACCGCCCACGTGTGA
- a CDS encoding macro domain-containing protein, with translation MTEDRVQSPLRVVLTDINTAVVESWRAAFADEPQIEIRNGSLLDEDVDAWVSPTNSRGRMDGGVDAVVKRYLGAGIQLRVQKAIRDEFAGALPVGSAVCVPSGAVKPRFLISTPTMETSSQNVSETLNVALACAAAFQAIHRQNKKAPGSIRSVALVGMGARTGRVPARVCANLMWTGYTLFHDHTFADYDDLRGTIVAQLDDIENAPVDKPVRIEPHRRAGTHR, from the coding sequence GTGACCGAAGACCGCGTGCAGTCGCCGCTCAGGGTGGTTCTGACCGACATCAACACCGCGGTGGTGGAGTCCTGGCGAGCGGCGTTCGCCGACGAGCCTCAGATCGAGATCCGCAACGGTTCGCTCCTCGACGAGGACGTCGACGCCTGGGTCAGCCCCACCAACTCCCGTGGCCGGATGGACGGCGGCGTCGACGCGGTCGTCAAGAGGTACCTGGGCGCGGGCATCCAGCTGCGGGTGCAGAAGGCGATCCGCGACGAGTTCGCGGGCGCCCTCCCGGTCGGCAGCGCGGTGTGCGTCCCCTCGGGAGCGGTCAAGCCGCGATTCCTGATCTCCACGCCGACGATGGAGACGTCCTCGCAGAACGTCAGCGAGACCCTGAACGTGGCCCTGGCCTGCGCGGCGGCCTTCCAGGCGATCCACCGGCAGAACAAGAAGGCCCCCGGCAGCATCCGGTCGGTGGCACTCGTGGGCATGGGTGCCCGGACCGGCCGGGTGCCGGCGCGGGTGTGCGCCAACCTGATGTGGACGGGCTACACCCTGTTCCACGACCACACCTTCGCGGACTACGACGACCTGCGCGGCACGATCGTCGCGCAGCTCGACGACATCGAGAACGCGCCCGTGGACAAGCCCGTCCGCATAGAACCGCACCGCCGGGCCGGCACCCACCGCTGA